In Sorghum bicolor cultivar BTx623 chromosome 10, Sorghum_bicolor_NCBIv3, whole genome shotgun sequence, one genomic interval encodes:
- the LOC8076203 gene encoding two-component response regulator ORR22 translates to MLLGAAAAAAAARMEEKGAITGRRERDQFPVGMRVLAVDDDPVCLKVLETLLRRCQYHVTTTNQAITALKMLRENRDTYDLVISDVHMPDMDGFKLLELVGLEMDLPVIMLSVNGETKSVMKGITHGACDYLLKPVRIEELRNIWQHVVRRKFSKRERSNLDIYKDFNKLPSADPCHGHNQITAGASDQSGRISKKRKEMHSDEEDDGEENDFQEGDEPSAAKKPRVVWSVELHRKFVAAVNQLGIDKAVPKRILELMNVEKLTRENVASHLQKYRLYLKRLSAVASQQASIVAAFGGRDPAFLHMGAFEGLQSYQPFAPCAALSSFSPHGLLGRTSAATFGVPELAPAMTVQTATNNGIISHCAGDANDFQLSGLQENQQANLGQGSATSLGLPQLQQKWIQQETNDLSAVFSGSALANTLSGALQRVTSSPLPPQELLESAQSKVSAQPPITRPSVTVSSELVERTVGVSANLQDSSISQQGALPINDGFTADKLQLHDPFDSIGGTKFSVTMPVCSSGSLTASSNTKGGASSCSTVLLAPDTGRHPNYLQFGVAGNSRHDMNEIKQDHLHQGLSTGGFNHNFGACMTEQPNPNVSYLMPQVKPNTMASEDKLKQRNAYDLGIPKLNGGFSSSSCNFDGLLNSMIKAEKDDLSFTDNDLGCDFFPLGACI, encoded by the exons ATGCTTCtgggcgctgctgctgctgctgctgctgcgaggATGGAGGAGAAGGGGGCGATCACGGGGAGGAGGGAGCGGGATCAGTTCCCCGTCGGCATGCGggtcctcgccgtcgacgacgaCCCCGTCTGCCTCAAGGTGCTCGAGACCCTGCTGCGGCGCTGCCAGTATCATG TAACGACGACCAACCAGGCCATCACTGCGCTGAAGATGCTAAGGGAGAACAGGGATACGTATGATCTGGTTATCAGTGACGTTCACATGCCCGACATGGACGGGTTCAAGCTCCTTGAGCTTGTAGGGCTTGAGATGGACCTACCTGTCATCA TGTTATCAGTGAATGGGGAGACGAAATCTGTGATGAAGGGGATAACTCATGGCGCCTGTGACTACCTCCTAAAACCTGTTCGTATCGAAGAGCTTAGGAACATATGGCAGCATGTTGTCAGAAGGAAGTTCAGCAAGCGCGAGCGCAGCAATCTCGATATCTATAAAGATTTCAACAAGTTACCAAGCGCGGATCCATGCCACGGCCACAATCAGATCACTGCTGGGGCTTCTGACCAGAGTGGGAGGATCAGCAAGAAGAGGAAGGAAATGCATAGCGACGAGGAAGATGACGGCGAGGAGAATGATTTCCAAGAAGGTGATGAACCCTCGGCTGCTAAGAAGCCAAGAGTTGTTTGGTCAGTTGAACTGCACCGGAAATTTGTTGCGGCTGTCAACCAGCTTGGAATTGATA AAGCTGTACCGAAAAGAATTCTTGAGCTTATGAATGTGGAGAAACTCACCAGGGAAAATGTCGCGAGCCATCTACAG AAATACAGGCTCTATCTCAAACGGTTAAGTGCTGTGGCGTCACAACAAGCTAGTATTGTCGCCGCTTTTGGAGGTAGAGACCCCGCATTTCTTCACATGGGAGCCTTTGAAGGCCTTCAGAGTTATCAACCTTTTGCCCCCTGTGCTGCTCTATCATCCTTCAGCCCACACGGCTTGCTAGGTAGAACTAGCGCTGCAACATTCGGGGTCCCAGAACTTGCTCCTGCCATGACAGTTCAAACTGCTACCAACAATGGCATAATAAGTCACTGTGCTGGTGATGCAAACGATTTTCAACTCTCTGGTTTACAAGAAAACCAACAGGCAAATTTGGGACAAGGCTCGGCCACATCTCTTGGGCTGCCCCAACTCCAACAGAAGTGGATCCAGCAAGAAACTAATGATTTATCTGCTGTCTTTTCTGGGAGTGCACTGGCTAACACTCTGTCTGGTGCACTCCAGAGAGTTACAAGCAGTCCATTGCCACCACAAGAACTTTTGGAGAGCGCACAAAGCAAAGTTAGCGCCCAGCCACCAATAACAAGGCCATCTGTGACTGTGAGTTCAGAACTGGTTGAAAGGACTGTTGGAGTTTCGGCTAATTTGCAGGACTCTAGTATATCCCAGCAGGGTGCTCTTCCAATAAATGATGGATTTACTGCTGACAAGTTACAATTGCATGATCCATTTGATAGCATTGGTGGAACAAAATTTTCGGTAACCATGCCTGTTTGTTCTTCTGGTAGCCTTACAGCATCCAGCAATACCAAGGGTGGTGCTAGTTCTTGCAGTACAGTGCTGCTCGCTCCTGATACTGGGAGACATCCAAACTACTTGCAGTTTGGAGTTGCAGGCAACTCTAGACATGACATGAATGAAATTAAACAGGACCATCTACATCAAGGATTGAGCACTGGAGGTTTCAACCATAATTTTGGCGCCTGTATGACTGAACAGCCAAATCCAAATGTGTCATATCTTATGCCACAAGTGAAGCCTAACACCATGGCATCAGAAGATAAACTAAAGCAGAGGAATGCTTATGATTTGGGGATTCCAAAGCTCAATGGTGGTTTTAGCTCTAGTAGCTGCAATTTTGATGGTCTTCTCAATTCCATGATCAAAGCG GAGAAGGATGATCTCTCATTCACGGATAACGACTTGGGGTGCGACTTCTTTCCACTTGGTGCTTGCATATGA
- the LOC8076204 gene encoding probable histidine kinase 2 encodes MTMDYLLLLLGRRGGGGGGEAVGGSSATGGKEPGWRPGLHESFIYQFKEAIVGVVMVLSLVVLLLSLRETTRAIDEANVETMDLALRHVAGNMQPLLEANRSAVAIADAAREPATNDEPSPASISQIRESNHKSQLTRGCLLTWTCTQVRPKMFMAFAMQPLLAQVSYYAGGADGHAFAFYRTECGEARALFTDSQKRWCTQAVDPATGRLVGSAAAAATDGFFVPNSTTTPAAAPPVEGKNNASPPPAASLWEGWARPGVRMLFFSAPVGGGDAGVGVVSAAVSVHDVFEAAGNRIGVQDGLDVYYAVGDDKDDDVTSASAIYEPLLLGYQHRTADDTAEDALTFSELKCAASAIDDAAPELGQVVSGGPKHNRYKAACAMLDVSGVQVALRLVLRPPVQGHMLQALCVAVIVLACALLVLAVVSCAFAVRALRRASAREMALNADLVRQKEALRQAERKSMNKSNAFASASHDIRSALAAIAGLVDMSRPEAQSLPAPGIVENLDQMGVCTNKLFDILNSILDTSKVESGKMQLEEAEFSMSDVLQESVDMANVTGVRRGVEVIWDPCDFSVLRCAAVLGDSKRLKQILDNLLGNALKFTHEGHVLLRGWATRPIAGSGVGTPSRFAHPRRSAGGSLARLFRGRAEDPDGQDHVQNDPNLVEFYFEVVDTGIGIPKEKRMSVFENYVQVNNGQGGTGLGLGIVQSFVRLMGGEICIKDKEPGERGTCFAFNVLLKMSEVQQTHQDIEEGPSVPLGTLNGSNYRASAFQEASSFKGVHCVLYVHGSETRRILQTWMESMGVKVWLVRQAEFISATLEKVQSSSVATAAADCGGGDRCFSSKEMVNQLRNNTGPKRASLGGIPSGILLVIDVSGGALEEIYQDMAKLARTKQQAPCKVVLLEDIKTPSNELRRLKEQGCYLVLRKPVHGSRLFTLLMTLRDLQASDAHAQSSQVGPEIAGNNSQQQGLPDVVVPCVQEAAASAEAPCLVQKQKPEDDKPLAGMQILLAEDTFVLQTIQRKILNQLGATVTVAVDGSVAVNLLKQALEQANVSGEEIVPLPYHVIFMDCQMPNMDGYEATKLIREEEQRYGIHTPIIALTAHDTQEDLQKAIDAGMDLHLTKPILGKKIVEAVRTFASV; translated from the exons GCTACATGAGAGCTTTAtttatcagttcaaagag GCAATCGTCGGAGTCGTCATGGTACTCAGCCTTGTGGTGCTTTTGCTCTCCTTGAGGGAAACCACGAGAGCTATAGATGAAGCCAACGTAGAGACCATGGATCTGGCGCTCCGGCACGTCGCCGGCAACATGCAGCCGCTCCTGGAAGCCAACCGCTCCGCCGTCGCCATCGCCGACGCCGCTCGGGAGCCCGCGACCAACGACGAACCATCGCCAGCTTCGATCTCTCAA ATACGCGAATCAAATCACAAGTCACAACTGACACGTGGTTGCTTGCTTACGTGGACGTGTACACAGGTGAGGCCCAAGATGTTCATGGCCTTCGccatgcagccgctgctggcgcAGGTGTCGTACTACGCCGGCGGCGCCGACGGCCACGCGTTCGCCTTCTACCGCACGGAGTGCGGCGAGGCGAGAGCGCTGTTCACGGACTCGCAGAAGAGGTGGTGCACCCAGGCGGTGGACCCGGCGACCGGCCGCCTGgtcggcagcgccgccgccgcggccacagACGGGTTTTTCGTGCCGAACAGTACGacgacgccggcggcggcgcccccCGTCGAGGGCAAGAACAACGCCTCGCCGCCGCCAGCAGCGTCTCTCTGGGAAGGGTGGGCGCGCCCGGGCGTCCGGATGCTCTTCTTCTCCGCGCCCGTCGGCGGTGGCGACGCCGGCGTCGGCGTGGTCTCGGCAGCGGTCTCCGTCCACGACGTCTTCGAGGCCGCCGGCAACCGCATCGGCGTCCAGGACGGCCTGGACGTGTACTACGCGGTCGGCGACGACAAGGACGACGACGTCACGTCAGCGTCCGCCATCTACGAACCTCTGCTGCTTGGCTACCAGCACCGCACCGCCGACGACACGGCGGAGGACGCGCTCACGTTCTCCGAGCTGAAGTGCGCCGCCTCCGCCATTGACGACGCCGCGCCCGAGCTCGGCCAGGTCGTCTCCGGGGGACCCAAGCACAACCGGTACAAAGCCGCGTGCGCCATGCTCGACGTCTCCGGAGTACAAGTG GCGCTCCGGCTGGTACTCCGGCCGCCGGTCCAGGGCCACATGCTCCAGGCGCTGTGCGTCGCCGTGATCGTCCTCGCGTGCGCACTGCTGGTGCTGGCCGTGGTGTCGTGCGCCTTCGCGGTGCGGGCGCTGCGGCGAGCGTCGGCGCGGGAGATGGCGCTGAACGCCGACCTGGTCCGGCAGAAGGAGGCGCTGCGGCAGGCGGAGCGCAAGAGCATGAACAAGAGCAACGCCTTCGCCAGCGCCAGCCACGACATCCGGTCCGCGCTGGCAGCCATCGCCGGCCTCGTGGACATGTCCCGTCCGGAGGCGCAGTCGCTCCCCGCCCCAGGCATCGTGGAAAACCTCGACCAGATGGGCGTCTGCACCAACAAGCTCTTCG ATATACTGAACTCGATCCTAGACACAAGCAAGGTGGAGTCGGGGAAGATGCAGCTGGAGGAAGCCGAGTTCAGCATGTCCGACGTCCTGCAGGAGTCGGTGGACATGGCCAACGTGACGGGCGTCCGGCGAGGGGTCGAGGTGATCTGGGACCCCTGCGACTTCTCGGTGCTGCGATGCGCGGCCGTCCTCGGGGACAGCAAGCGCCTCAAGCAGATCCTGGACAACCTGCTCGGCAACGCCCTCAAGTTCACCCACGAAGGCCACGTCCTCCTCCGGGGCTGGGCGACCCGGCCGATCGCCGGGAGCGGCGTCGGAACTCCGTCAAGGTTTGCGCACCCAAGGCGCAGCGCCGGCGGTTCATTGGCACGCTTGTTCAGAGGAAGGGCGGAGGATCCTGATGGCCAGGATCATGTGCAGAATGACCCCAATTTGGTTGAGTTTTACTTTGAAGTGGTTGATACCGGCATTGGGATCCCCAAGGAGAAGAGGATGTCTGTCTTTGAGAACTATGTTCAGGTGAACAATGGCCAAGGCGGCACAGGCTTGGGGCTTGGAATCGTGCAGTCCTTT GTACGTTTGATGGGAGGAGAAATTTGCATCAAGGACAAAGAGCCCGGGGAAAGAGGGACATGCTTCGCATTCAACGTGCTGCTGAAGATGAGTGAGGTGCAACAGACTCATCAAGACATAGAAGAAGGGCCGTCAGTTCCATTAGGCACACTGAACGGCTCCAACTACAGAGCCTCAGCGTTTCAAGAAGCCAGCAGCTTCAAGGGCGTGCACTGCGTTCTCTACGTTCATGGGTCTGAAACCAGGAGGATCCTGCAGACATGGATGGAGAGCATGGGAGTCAAGGTCTGGTTGGTCCGGCAAGCCGAGTTCATCAGCGCCACGCTGGAGAAGGTGCAGAGCAGTAGCGTGGCCACCGCTGCCGCTgactgcggcggcggcgaccggtGCTTCAGCTCAAAGGAGATGGTGAACCAATTGAGGAACAACACTGGTCCCAAGAGAGCCAGCCTTGGGGGGATTCCTTCTGGTATCCTTCTTGTCATCGACGTGTCCGGTGGTGCACTGGAAGAAATTTACCAGGACATGGCCAAACTTGCCAGGACCAAGCAACAGGCTCCATGCAAAGTTGTTCTACTGGAGGATATCAAGACCCCTTCCAATGAGCTGAGGAGGCTCAAGGAGCAGGGGTGCTATCTCGTCCTGCGAAAGCCGGTGCACGGCTCTCGCCTGTTCACTCTCCTTATGACCCTGAGAGACCTCCAGGCTTCAGATGCACATGCACAATCTTCTCAAGTTGGTCCTGAGATTGCTGGGAACAACAGCCAGCAGCAAGGCTTGCCAGATGTTGTTGTTCCTTGTGTGCAGGAGGCTGCTGCATCAGCTGAAGCTCCATGCTTGGTTCAGAAGCAGAAGCCTGAAGATGATAAGCCTCTTGCTGGGATGCAGATCTTGCTGGCTGAAGACACTTTTGTGCTGCAAACAATCCAAAGGAAAATCCTCAACCAGCTTGGTGCAACTGTCACAGTAGCTGTAGATGGATCGGTGGCTGTGAACTTGCTCAAACAAGCTCTTGAGCAGGCCAATGTGTCAGGAGAGGAAATAGTACCCTTGCCCTACCATGTCATCTTCATGGATTGCCAG ATGCCCAATATGGATGGCTATGAAGCAACGAAACTCATCCGCGAGGAAGAACAGCGCTATGGAATTCACACTCCGATCATCGCATTGACCGCGCATGACACACAGGAGGATCTGCAGAAGGCTATTGATGCCGGGATGGATCTGCACCTGACAAAGCCAATATTAGGGAAGAAGATAGTGGAAGCTGTTCGCACGTTTGCAAGTGTGTGA